One window from the genome of Malus domestica chromosome 01, GDT2T_hap1 encodes:
- the LOC103406615 gene encoding protein SRC2-like — MASSRPPPQKPLDLDLTIVSAKHLKNVNWKNGDLKPYAVFWVDPDRRLATKSDDSGSTRPVWNERFTVPLTLSLHDSFLTLEIFHSKPSETSKPLVGTLRVPLKDLPDQDDSTRIRTFQLVRPSGRPQGKIRVKLAVRERPLPPDYHISPPPSYFYGGAPMPPPPVRDFRSYSPSSYSSTLPASAPSPSASPPPPPPPYHYSSYSDPYSGYYPAYYSSAPPHPPRPFFDRPVNYGGPSGPSAPLDYSNYDQNQKPKSGKMGLGTGLAVGAVAGGLGAVALDEGLRYEEDKVAQRVENDLRERDEYSNYHADY, encoded by the coding sequence ATGGCTTCCTCCCGCCCTCCGCCGCAGAAGCCGCTCGATCTCGACCTCACGATCGTCTCCGCCAAGCATCTCAAGAACGTCAACTGGAAGAACGGCGACCTCAAGCCCTACGCCGTCTTCTGGGTAGACCCCGACCGCCGGCTCGCCACCAAGTCCGACGACTCCGGCTCCACCCGCCCGGTCTGGAACGAGCGGTTCACCGTCCCGCTCACCCTCTCCCTCCACGACTCCTTCCTCACCCTCGAAATCTTCCACTCCAAACCCTCCGAAACTTCCAAGCCCTTAGTCGGCACCCTCCGGGTCCCACTCAAGGACCTGCCCGATCAGGACGACTCGACCCGAATCCGGACCTTCCAGCTCGTCCGTCCCTCCGGCCGTCCCCAGGGCAAGATCCGTGTTAAGCTTGCCGTTCGAGAACGACCTTTGCCGCCAGATTACCATATTAGCCCTCCTCCTAGCTACTTTTACGGAGGTGCCCCTATGCCCCCACCGCCTGTTCGCGACTTCAGGTCATACTCGCCGTCGTCGTACAGCTCTACTTTACCAGCTTCCGCTCCTAGTCCATCGGCTTCGCCACCGCCTCCGCCTCCGCCTTACCATTACAGCTCCTATTCCGATCCGTACTCGGGTTACTATCCAGCGTACTACTCCAGTGCGCCACCGCATCCACCAAGGCCGTTCTTCGACCGACCGGTGAACTATGGCGGGCCTAGTGGGCCTTCAGCGCCATTGGACTACTCAAATTATGACCAGAATCAGAAGCCCAAAAGTGGGAAGATGGGATTGGGCACCGGATTGGCTGTGGGCGCAGTGGCCGGAGGTCTTGGTGCAGTGGCATTGGATGAGGGGTTGAGGTACGAGGAAGATAAGGTTGCACAGAGGGTGGAGAATGACCTGCGCGAGCGTGACGAGTACAGCAATTATCATGCCGATTATTGA